The Clostridium sp. DL-VIII DNA window CTTCATTTAATCCTTCTACATTATAAAATTCCTCAAACATAAGAACAATTTCTCCTATTGTCTGCATAGACATTAAATATGTTATAGGATACTTAAAAGTGAAATTCTCTAAATCCTCAGCTGGCACAAGTTTCATTAGTTGATTCATAAGTGTGACCATTTTTATTGAATCAATACCTAAATCACTTTCAAGAAACATTTCTAAGTCAAGATCTACTACTTTGTGACCTGTTACATTTGATACATTTTCAAATATTAATGCTTTAATATCTGTTAGATTTGTTTGATTACCATACATTTTTCTTTTCCCCTTTCATTCTCAAGTTATATGTGTTTTTATACCTACCCATTTAATTTTCTTATGTATTTCACTCATTAGTTTAACTATTGGAAATCTTGTTAAATAACGAGCTTATAATCAAAATACATAACTCTTTCCCTTCAATAAAAATTTTTCTTGTTTATTTTCATACTATATCAAAACATTTTTAGGTTTATCTTAAAATTATGTTAAATATATGCATTACGATTCAATATTGGTAGAATGCATTCTTTATTTCTCATTACTTTATCAATATATTCATTTTTAAATTATTATTATTAAAATTGGAGCTTTGCTTAAAACAGACTTATTCTAATATTTATATATTCTTTTTATAGCTGGAGTTATTTTATTGATTTCTCTTATGATAAATAAAAAAATGAAAGTTTTCTTATGATATGCTTATTTATGACGAACTCATTATGCTTCATTATTTGAAATTTATAGAAAATTTTAAAATCAAAATATATTATAAAAATATATATTTGTGAAATTTGTTCTTAATTGCCTTTATTTTATACACATTTTATATTATATTGAAGATAATGTAAATATACTTTTGAAAAAAATAAAGATAAATGGATAAACTTGTACTATACCGTATAAACTTGTACTATACAGTATAAACTAACTCAGTAAACTATGACATACTAAGGAGGTGTTTTAATGACAAAGGATAGTCAACCAGATAATAAAAAGGCAAGAATGGAGAAATGCAATTATCAAACTCCAATAACTGAGGAAGGTCATAATCATAATCCTAATAGGAAACATAAATCCGTAGAGGATCAAGGAGTTTCAAGTGACCATTTCAACAGATTTGGTAATTAAAACATATGAAATAAAATAGTAGCCCTAAAGTATTAAATAAACGTATATACCCGGCTGCTATTTTCTTATTTTTTGATTTTGCATTAATTAATTAAAAATAACCAAGTGAAAATCCACTTGGTTATATCCTTAATTATTGAATTAGTAAAATAACATAGTATATATTAAACCTCAAATTTTTCTATAAGAGCCTCCAATTTCTGAGCTAAATTATGAAGCTCATCTGCTTGAGTTTTAACATTTTGTATATCATTTAATTGATTAGCTACACTAGCATTTACTTCTTCTGTTGAAGCTGCTGACTGCTCAGATACACATGAAATATTCTGTATATTTGAAGTAAGCAGATTACTATTAACTAACATTGATTCAATATTTTCATTCATTGAAGAAATTTTCTCTATTATACTTGCAATAGATTTATTTAATTTTTCAAAGCTTTGTTCTGTAATAGAAACCGCTGAATTTTGATTTTCTACATCAGATCTTATATTGTCCATATTCACGGCTGCAGTTTTTGTCGTTTCTATAACTTTATTAATTATATTTCTAATATGTTCAGCAGATGAACCAGATTGTTCAGCAAGTACTCTAACCTCTTCTGCAACTACAGCAAATCCCTTTCCAGACTCTCCCGCTCTTGCTGCTTCTATAGCAGCGTTTAAGGCTAATAAATTAGTCTGAGAGGAAATATTTGATATTGTACTTAATATTTGTCCAATGTCTTCAGTTTCTTTCACCAAAACTCCAATACTCTCAGAAATTTGTGAAACTCCATTTATAGTACTTTCATTTTTTGTCTTAAGTTCTTTAAATGCATCCATTGTCCTTTCACTGCTGACTTCCATCTCATGGCTTTCAGTAGTGATTTTGCTATTATATTCCTTAATTTTTGATAAGTTATTATTAAATTCAGTTGCAATATCAGACGCCCTGTCTATTTCAGAAGCTTGTTCTTGAACTCCCTTTGAGATCTCATCGATTACTCTTGATATTTCTTCTGAAGAGGTAGTAACTTCTTCTGCCTGTTTAGTGAGATCTTTAGAGAAATCTAATACATGATCCGCAGAATCCTTAACTGATATAACCAAACTTTTAACACTATCAATCATATTTGAGAATCTTTTTCCCAGCTCTCCAAGCTCATCAGAACTATTTATATTTGTGACTACTCTCAAATCACCAGCTTCACCTTTTTTCATAGCTTCTTTTAAATGATTAATATGATTTGTTAGGTTTTTAGAAATTGATATCCCAACTCCTAAGGCAGCTATAATAAATAAAAGGGAGAATCCGATAAGTATTACAGCATTAGAAATAATTTTAGAATATACCTCACTGGTATCAATCATTCCAATTAATTTCCAACCAGATTTCTCATTATTTAATGAGTAAATAAATTTATTTTTCCCATTAAATTTATCCTGCATAAAATTTGATTTATTTTCTAATATTGATTTCACCCATGATACTTCAGATTTATCCTTAAAAGCATTTTCTACCTTTTGGTCTTGTGTATCAACATTAGTATTCACTCTATCAGGATTTAAATTTTCCCCTGACAACTCTTGATTTTTTGTGGCTAACACTATTCCTGTTTTATCCATTAGTAATATTTCACCAGTGTTTTCAATTTTAGTGTTATTAAACAGCTGTGCTATATTTTCTATATCAATATCTATTCCAGCAACCCCTATCGGATTTCCTGCATCATCTAATATCTGCTTCGTAGCTGTTACTACAGTCTTACCAGTTGCTAAATCTTTATAAGCATCTTGCCAAAGCACCTTACTACTCGAAATTGAGTCTTTATACCACGACTTTCCTGTTGGATCATAGCCTTCTGGAAGAGTTGTTTCAGGATATATATACATGTTTTTATTATTTGTTGCAATATAAACATTTAATATTTGCGGATTGCTTTTAACTATTCCCTTAAGTTCTTTTTTCACCACATCGCCATTGGGATTTGCAAGTGCCGCCTTCGCTATTGAATTCTCAGTTATCTGAGATAACTCCGCTTCATAACTATTATAAGTTTGATCTATAACATTGTTTACCCCTTCTATGGACTTATCTATTGAACTAACATAAGAAGCTTTAAGATTATTATAAAGTATTATATTTGAAATGATACCTGCTGTGCACATAGGCACTAAGATTATTAATAAAAATGTCACACTAAGTCTTTTCTTTATAGATTTAAATTTCATTTATTTGCCCCTCCCAAATACTACAATTGTAGCAGTATAGATGCATATTTCTTAAACCTTAAAAGCAGCTAACAAGTAAATTAGTTTACAATCAAAATTTGCTTCTATTGTAAAGCCTTTTCTTATCCTTCTACTCATGTGGCTTAGTTTCTATGGACATATTACGTGATGATACTTTTATTTTGCAATTTATGTACAATTATTACCTATACTATTTTTTAATGTAATTTAAATTATTAGAATTTTTAAGTATATGTTGTGATTTTAATTTAAGCTATTACTCTGCTAGTCTACTCTTATAAAATCCCTTCTTTCCTTAAGCTTCATAGGATAAATTATTATCATTACTTCTACCTTATTTCACTGTAATTACATTCCATATACTAACTTTTTTTATGTATTTTCCAAACATAATTTTATGCATCAATATATATATTTTAACATTTTATCCTTAATATCTCCAGTTGTACTTGGCTTTTATACCATTTTTATACAGTGTTTTTTAATATTATGCATAAAATATACATAACTTTTATATATAATATATTTTAAAAGCTTTACATGTAACATTCCTATTAAATATCAATTAATTTCTTCTTAATTTCTCAATTTATATATTTTTCTCACATGTAAAAATCCACAACTTTTGTTGTGGATTTTATGGTAAGGTGAAGTGCTATCTTTACGATTCTTTACTTTTCACAAGCCTTCAATTATGACTCCGTTATTCACCATATCTTCTACTATATTTTACTTGTACTTTTATATTTGGATGCTTTTTACAAAACTGACTAATTACAAAATAGCAACTTGGACACGGCTCCCATTTACTATATAAAATAAGTTTCCCTTCATTTTTCAATACTTTTGCTTCTATTTGTTTATGTATTTCCTCAAGTATCTTTTTTTCACTATCGTTAACTCTATCATATCCTATCCCTAATTTACCTAATTTATTAACCTTACTACTTCTAAAAGTTGCTGCACTTTGTGGTGGTGCGATGCAATAATTTGTTATATCATTACTGCCGCTTATTGCTTTAAATTCCTTATTATCAAATACTGCTAATGCTATATTTATAGAATCCTGTAATGTTTTACTTTGATCTATTTTAAACGTTGTTTTTTCTCTTTCATAGGCCTTCATATATTTAGCTATATTCTTTGTTAAACGCTGCATTCTTGGTATATTATTTGTTAAATGCTCATGATACTCTACTGTACCCTTCTTAGGTATAATATAATGATAATTAATCTGCTTAGGTATTTCTATTGATATTGTTTTAATTTTGGTTTTATCATCATATTCCTCTTTTACGTTTTCTTTTTTACTAGAAATCATTTTTTTTAACAATTCAATATCCTTTGCATAAATATATTCCTTCCCTATTTCTTTCTCTAAACTTTCCAATTTTGCTTTTTCTTTTTCTGTTATTATTCCCGATGTAGAGCGTCTTATCTCTTCTATGTCCTTTATGATATGTTCAACGTTCTCCTGATATCTCGGCTCTCTTTCATATTCAATTCTATCTATATGTAGTTTTTTTACTTCACTTATTTTTTTATATAACTTGTTATGTTCATTTTCAAATAATATCATTTTTTCTATATAATCAATAAAATCTCTAATATTATTTGCTCTATATATAACATCAGCATCTTTAATGCACGTATGTAATCTCTCCACAACACTACTATCTATTTTAAAAGTTTGTGTAATTTCTTCTTTAAATTTTTCTTCCTCAAATTCATTTATGTTATACCCTTCTCTTTTTAATGCACATTTAAGCTCATTTAGATTATTAATCTTTAATCTTTCTTTTTTTCGATTCTTTACGGTTATGTTTTTCTGTGTCATATTTACCTCTTATCTTTGGAATATATCACCGTTTTCTCTACAATCTATTTTTACTCCCCTCCTATTATATCTGACAACTCAAATTAATTAAATATTTTTATATAAGTAAACACTCTATTGCACTCTATCATAAATCTTATGATGAAACTTAAGTGTACTAGAGCACTATCTATAAAATTACATACCATTTTCTTATTTAAGTAAAAAGCCTCATAGCATTATAATAAAAATATTACATGCTATGAGACCTTGTTTTTTTACGAGACTCAACTATATTTATAATATAATCTCATACTATATTTAACTAATATATCTTAACGTATCTCTAATTTTATATTGAGCTATTTTTAATTTGTAGGATAATCATTGATAGATTGTTTCATAGTACCAGATTTTACAGTACCACCTGTATTATTTATTACATGTGTTATTTCACCATTACCATTTAAGAATACAGAGCATGCATGGTGTACTTTTACTCCAGAAGCATTTGGAACTTCTATTCCGTTATTCTCAGCCACAACAGCATCTCTAAAGTAAGAGTAAATACCTGATCCATAAAGCTCATGAGAAGTAACTGAATCAGCTACCTTATATGAAGCATAACCATTTTGAGTACCATTGTTGCTCATCCAAGCAGCTTGATTTGGAACATCATATGGCAATTCACTTTGATAGAAGTATACTTTTCCGCCATTACCATTCCATAAAGTTTGGTACTCTTCAAAGTGTTCAACGAACAATCCATACATTGTTACATTATTACCATTTACAATGACACCATTTTTTGCATTATTAACTGTCCAGCCAACACCATCACCATGGTCTGCACGCCATACCCAGAAATCATCACCAATAACATTATTACTATTTATCTTTAAGCTTGTATCAGCATTTCCTACTCCTGCTCCTCCAATTCTAAAGAATAAATCACTAAGGCTTGTAGGATTAGCTGAATGATCAACCGAGCTGCCATCTTGTCCAACTTGTAATAATACTGGTGAATCTTTTGCTCCAGCATCGAAAAGAAGTCCAGAAACTTTTACGCCATCAACATCTGCAATATTCATTGCTGCAGTACCATTGTCTGGGATCAAAGTTGCAAGTCCAAGACCTAAGATAACTGTATTAGCTCGTGTTACATTGATTGCCTGACTTAGATGATATATTCCAGGAGTAAAAATAATGTTCTTCCCTTGGTTAAGCGCTTGATTTATACTTTGAGCTGTAGCAGTATCTGGTTTTGCTATATAGAATTGATCAATAGGTAAAGATGTACCTTGCCCTATTCCATTTGACCAAGTTATTCCTTGAGCATTCTTTCTAAGCTCTGGTACAAAAACTTGATAGTTTCCGCTATCATCAATATAAAGGAATGGCTTTTCTCTAACAGCAGGTGCTTGATTAACAACTGTATTTGGTGTTGATGGGTAAGCATTATCATTTGTAGGTGCACCATTATTACCTACGAAAACCATATTCCAGTTGGCACCATTCCAAGATCCCATTTGACTGTTTCTAGTGAAGAATTGTTGTTGTGATCCAGAAGTAATTGAGCCATCAATTTTTGAATCGGCTATGAATCCTCCGCTAGACCAAGCATAATCATAATTAGTTCCTAATGGATCCCATAATGACATACTACCCTTAACATGAACACGCCTCATTGGTGCAGCTTGCGATACAGCCCAAGTTAAAGTTCCTGCTGGTGCTAAATTGTTTGATGAATAGGTTGGAGTGACAGCAAAATTTTCAGCAGTTCTCCAGAAATTACAAGTTGCATTACCTCCCATCCAATCAGCTTCACTACGAACTGCGCCAGTAATGTTAACATCATCTGGTGTTTTTCCAAGGCCCATTACTGAAGTATAGAATCCTACATTAACATTAACGTTATATGAACCTGGCTTGAATAAAAGTGCGTATCTTTCATCACCAAATTGATTAGTTTCCATTTGGTTAAATACATTATCTACAGTATTTTGTATGCTTGCACTTGACATGGATGGATCAAATATTTTAACATTTGGTCCTAAGTCAACATTACCATCTACTGGTCCAGAATCATCCGGTGTTCCATATACTTCAAATTCCCATAAGGAATAGCCATATATAGTTGTTCTTGATGTTCCATACATTCTTACATATCTTCCTGTTACAGCAGAATTAAAAGTTATATTTTCTACTCCACCTGTTCCACCTGTTTTTGTATATGCATCTACCCAATTTGTATTATCTGTTGATACTTGGATTTTATAATCCTTTGCAGCTGCAGTTTCCCAATTTAATTTTACTCCTGATATACTATAGTTTGCTCCTAAATCTACAGCTATCCACTGAGGATCACTTCCTTGAGTAGATTCCCACCTAGTTCCTGTATTTCCATCAAAAGCTAAAGATGCAGTATTTGCACCTGTAATCGATGATGATGTTGCTGATTTATTCAATGCTATATTAGTTGATACTTCAGCATTCTCTGTAATATTTTTCACAGAGGCTGCTGATCCTGTAGTATTTTCTGCAGAGACTTCTGATGCAACCTTACTGTCCGAGCCTAAATTTCCAGCAGTTTCAGCATTTGTAACAAACGTTGGTACCATAAGCATAGTAGCACATAGGGATAAAGAAAGTGTTAATGATAAAATTTTTTTGTTTCTTCTAATCATTATTAAACTACCTCCTAAAATATAATTTAAGTTCCCTCTTAAAAATATATTTAACCTAAAGATGACTGACTACATTTTAGCCAAACCTCCTTTCTAAGAAATTTTTATATGTTCTGTGCAACAAATAAATTGGTTTACTTAACTACTTTAAAGTTAAGTTCTATATTATCCTTCGATAACGCAAATATAGAAAACATTTTGTAATTGCGTTAGTTAAGGTCAATATCATATTTTCATGTACTAAACCTGAGGCATCAAATTAATAATAATGATAAGTTTTTATGCTTTATTTTTTAATTTAAATGTTTACAAAGCGGCTTTTGCTTACAATATACCTAATATTTAAAAAGTTTGTCCTTAATGCAAACTCAATTTTATTAACTATTCCTTTAGCATATAATAAGTTTTATATTATAAATTTTTGCTCTTAATATTCAACGTTAAGCTAACTTAACTGCACATTTTTATAATCTGATAATAACAAAATAAAAATTTCAAGTACATATCTATTGCTTAAAAGATCCATAATTAAGCTTAAAATTCAACAATTTAATATTCATGATTTAATAGGCAGTTTTCAAGCTCTATAAAAGCCTTGAGCAAAACTAAAAACCATGCATAAACTAGAATACAAATTCCTATGCATGGTTTTATTCTTAAAATTTTTAGCATGATAAAAGGTCTATTAGTTACCTAAGTTAATTTCATTAGGGATTACAACCCAGCCTATAGAATTAAACGCTACATCCATATCGTGATTATTATTTTCCGTAAAAATAAAACCTGTTTTGATGCCCACTTCCTTAAGCTTTGATAAAGAACGATCTAACAATCTTTTTTTAATCTCATTGACTCTATATTGCTCATATATAGCAATATGATATATAAATCCTCTTATACCATCATTTCCACATAATAAAGCTCCAATTATTTTTCCATCATCTGTGCATGCTACAGAACTAGCATCTGGATTTTTTTTCAAGTATACTTCTAACTCCTCTTTTGTAACAGAACTTTCAAGAAACGATTCTCCAAAGATTTCATTCCATAATTTAAGTACTTGATCTATATCCAACTCTCTCATAGCTTGTACTACTATTGCATTTTTCATTCATTTCACCTGCTCTAATTAAATTATTATGTCTATATATTTATATTAACACTGTATTATTTTATTAGATACATAATTTAATATATATTTTCAATCAATTGAGAAGTTTCATAACTTCTGTCTTATTGCTTAATCCATTCTCTATAATTTCTTCAATTATCATCTGTGTCATATTTAAGACAAACCTTATAAATGACTTGCTTGTTATATTCTAAAATATCCATTATACTAATTAATAAGATACCTTATGGGAGGGCTATGTGATGAATACATGCATGAAAGTTGTATGATCCCTTTCCCTGAAATTTGACTTATATAAGTACATTCTTCCCGAATGTACTTATATAAAATCTATTCTATAATCATTTTTAGTGGCTTATTAAATATTTCTCAGCTCCATATATACTTACCGCTCCATCAGCAGCTGCTGTAAGCACCTGCCTTACTTCCTTTGTTCGGATGTCTCCTATTGCAAAAATTCCATCTATATCTGTTCTGCAGCTTTCATCTGCAATAATATAACCATTTTTATCTAAAGCTACTAAATCTTTAACCAATTCAGTTTGAGGTTCACTTCCTATTGCCACAAAAACACCATTGACTTCTAAATCCTTTACCACATCATCTTTAGTGTTTTTAATTTCTAAACCACTCAATTTTTCTTCGCCTTTAAGCTTAGTAACTATGCTATTCCAAATTATTTCTACATTATTTGTTTCAAGTAATTTTTTTTGGGATGCTTTATTAGCTCTTAACAAATCTTTTCTAACAATTACATATACCTTTTCAGCAATTCTTGAAAGATGAAGAGCATCTTCCACTGCTGTATCTCCTCCACCTATAACAGCAACTACTTTTTTTCTATAAAATCCTCCATCACAAGTAGCACAGTAAGATATTCCTCTCCCCAGAAATTCATCTTCTTTATCAATGTTTAATTTCTTTGGCTTTGCACCCATTGATAAAATTACTGCCTTACTTTCATAAGTTTGAGAACCAGTTATAACTTTTTTTATATCACCATCTATTTTTAAGTCAATTACTTCATCATATTTCATGATTCCACCGAATTTTTTTGCATGCTCATACATGATATTAGCAAGCTCTGAACCTGTTATATCTGGAAATCCCGGATAGTTTTCTACTTCATTTGTATTAACTATCTGCCCTCCTTCATATTGTTTTTCAATCATTAATGCATCTAGTCCTGCTCTTCCTGCATACAATGCCGCTGTAAGTGCTGCCGGACCTCCTCCAATAATAATAATATCTTTCATATTACATCACCTCTTCTATTAACAATTTGTATATTTTTTTATAATATACAAGTTATAATATTCCAATTAATAATTCATAATTCATTTATTTTAAAATAAATTTTACTCAATTATATTTTGCTATCTTTTATTTTATAATATTATATTACTCTCAGCTATGAAATTAATCAACTATTTTTTTATAAATAACCTTATTGTTTTAATGATCTTATTCTAAAAATATAAGCATAACAACACTTAATAGTATTCTTATGCCCCTAATACCTCTTGAATTTCTAATTCTGTTAAAACTCTATACTCACCTTTCTTTAAAGAGTCATCTAATGTTAACCCTCCTATAGAAATTCTCTTTAAATATATTACATAGCAACCTACTGCCTTTAGCATACGTTTCACTTGGTGCTTACGGCCTTCTGAAATAGTAAGATAACCAGAAACAACTGGCTGATTATAATGATTGAAGATTACATTCTTCATACTGTTAATATCTATTTCATGCTTTAAGTCTTTGTACGTTCCAAATTTATCTATTTCTATTTTTGCAGGTTTTGTTAATATCTCTTCATCTTGTCCAATGTATATCCCCTGCTCTAATTTTTTTATATCCGCCTCATCTAATGAACCTAACGCCCAAAAGAAATAAGTTTTTTGAATATGCTTTTCTGGATACATAACTTTATGTTCAAATTCACCGTCATTTGTAAGCAATAATAATCCTTCTGTATCCTTATCCAATCGCCCAACATGAAATACTCCACTCATATTATCCTCATAAAAAAAATCAAATACTGTTTTATGAACTTCATCAGTTTTTGCAGTAATGCAGCCAGCAGGTTTATGAAACATATAATATACTTTTCCAGTATATAAAACTGTTTTATTAAGATATTCAATAACATCATAACTTTCATCAATTTCTATTGCAGGCTCAGTAATAATTTCTCCATTTACCTTTACACTACCTTCTTTAATATAAATTCTAACTTTTTTTCTACTTCCAACAGCTGCTGCCGCTAGAAATTTATCTAATCTCATATCTAACTACACCTTTTCCTTTGTAAAATATTTAAGTCTTTATTCTATGGCACGCCACTATAACATAAAAATAATGTACGTAAAAAATGTGCACATTTTAGTATATATATTTCTTAATTATAGTATAAAAATAATATTAATGATATAAAAAACAAAGCTGCCACAGAATGATTAAAAAATCACTCTGAGACAGCTTTGTTTTCAAATCCGTTACAAATGTCTATAGTATTCCCCTTAAATTAACTATTTTTTGTACAATAACCGGATGTCACCGTAATTCTTTACAGCTGCTGCATTAAGTTTGTGCTATAGGGATTTACAACAATTCCATAAAATTCATGATCACCTAAGAATTTACAAAAATAATTACAGCAAAGAATTTCATATAATAAAAACCCCTTTTCCCAATAAATATACCATAAATAATTTATTTATTATATAACTTACTTACACCTATATAATAGCATATTCTTAAGAAATAAGATTGTAAAATATTGCTCACTTTTTGGTAAGGTTTTTTTTATAACTTTGAATAGATACACCCATTAGCTTTTTAAACTGCTTACATAAATGGCTTTGGTCAACTAAACTTAGATTGTGAGCTAAATTCACCTTTGATTCAGAATCATGTATATAGTTTTTTAAAATCCTCATTTTTGCTTGTATATGATATTGGTTAGGTGTTACTCCCATTTCTTTTTTAAAGAGACGAATTAAATGGTACTTTGATAAATGAAACTTTCTTGCAAGTTCATCTAAATCAAATCTTTTATCTGCATTTTTCTTTATGTATTCAGCAATCAATAATATAGTTTCATTTTTAGGAACATTTACATATAAAGAATCTGTTTCTATAGCACTGCTGATTAAATCAAGAATTGACTCTAAAAACTGCTTTTCATTATGGCTGCTTTTAAAGGCTTCACATAAATTCCACATATCTTCAGTTTTTTTCATTTCAATAAAATATTTATTAAATCTAATATTTTCAACTTGCTTTCCCAACTCATTTTTAAAACATATTGTTATATACTCATATTTAGACTCAGTTGTTATTGCTATTCCAGTATTTGATGGTACAATAAAAATCATGTTTTCCTTTAATAAACACCTTGTGTTACTTATAGTAAATAATGCGCTACCTTTAGTAATAGCTCCCACATAAAAACCTTCATGGCTATGAAGCGGAAAGCAATGGTTACTTTCTCCATGCAGAATTTCAATTGATCCTTTTTCATAAAATTTAATATTATTTTTCATGCTTTACATCTCTCCGAATTAAATAATCACACGCAATATTTTATAACATTATACAATAAAAATAAATAGCTACTATATATGTTACAAAGAATAAAATCCCTATAATGTGAACATTTTGTACTGTACACTTTATAGGGATTTCTTTATTTAACCTTACTTACGTTTTTAAAATTTAATATATTTTATTTACTTGGTTAATTAAA harbors:
- a CDS encoding methyl-accepting chemotaxis protein, whose translation is MKFKSIKKRLSVTFLLIILVPMCTAGIISNIILYNNLKASYVSSIDKSIEGVNNVIDQTYNSYEAELSQITENSIAKAALANPNGDVVKKELKGIVKSNPQILNVYIATNNKNMYIYPETTLPEGYDPTGKSWYKDSISSSKVLWQDAYKDLATGKTVVTATKQILDDAGNPIGVAGIDIDIENIAQLFNNTKIENTGEILLMDKTGIVLATKNQELSGENLNPDRVNTNVDTQDQKVENAFKDKSEVSWVKSILENKSNFMQDKFNGKNKFIYSLNNEKSGWKLIGMIDTSEVYSKIISNAVILIGFSLLFIIAALGVGISISKNLTNHINHLKEAMKKGEAGDLRVVTNINSSDELGELGKRFSNMIDSVKSLVISVKDSADHVLDFSKDLTKQAEEVTTSSEEISRVIDEISKGVQEQASEIDRASDIATEFNNNLSKIKEYNSKITTESHEMEVSSERTMDAFKELKTKNESTINGVSQISESIGVLVKETEDIGQILSTISNISSQTNLLALNAAIEAARAGESGKGFAVVAEEVRVLAEQSGSSAEHIRNIINKVIETTKTAAVNMDNIRSDVENQNSAVSITEQSFEKLNKSIASIIEKISSMNENIESMLVNSNLLTSNIQNISCVSEQSAASTEEVNASVANQLNDIQNVKTQADELHNLAQKLEALIEKFEV
- a CDS encoding deaminase domain-containing protein; this translates as MTQKNITVKNRKKERLKINNLNELKCALKREGYNINEFEEEKFKEEITQTFKIDSSVVERLHTCIKDADVIYRANNIRDFIDYIEKMILFENEHNKLYKKISEVKKLHIDRIEYEREPRYQENVEHIIKDIEEIRRSTSGIITEKEKAKLESLEKEIGKEYIYAKDIELLKKMISSKKENVKEEYDDKTKIKTISIEIPKQINYHYIIPKKGTVEYHEHLTNNIPRMQRLTKNIAKYMKAYEREKTTFKIDQSKTLQDSINIALAVFDNKEFKAISGSNDITNYCIAPPQSAATFRSSKVNKLGKLGIGYDRVNDSEKKILEEIHKQIEAKVLKNEGKLILYSKWEPCPSCYFVISQFCKKHPNIKVQVKYSRRYGE
- a CDS encoding GNAT family N-acetyltransferase: MKNAIVVQAMRELDIDQVLKLWNEIFGESFLESSVTKEELEVYLKKNPDASSVACTDDGKIIGALLCGNDGIRGFIYHIAIYEQYRVNEIKKRLLDRSLSKLKEVGIKTGFIFTENNNHDMDVAFNSIGWVVIPNEINLGN
- the trxB gene encoding thioredoxin-disulfide reductase, which encodes MKDIIIIGGGPAALTAALYAGRAGLDALMIEKQYEGGQIVNTNEVENYPGFPDITGSELANIMYEHAKKFGGIMKYDEVIDLKIDGDIKKVITGSQTYESKAVILSMGAKPKKLNIDKEDEFLGRGISYCATCDGGFYRKKVVAVIGGGDTAVEDALHLSRIAEKVYVIVRKDLLRANKASQKKLLETNNVEIIWNSIVTKLKGEEKLSGLEIKNTKDDVVKDLEVNGVFVAIGSEPQTELVKDLVALDKNGYIIADESCRTDIDGIFAIGDIRTKEVRQVLTAAADGAVSIYGAEKYLISH
- a CDS encoding pseudouridine synthase; protein product: MRLDKFLAAAAVGSRKKVRIYIKEGSVKVNGEIITEPAIEIDESYDVIEYLNKTVLYTGKVYYMFHKPAGCITAKTDEVHKTVFDFFYEDNMSGVFHVGRLDKDTEGLLLLTNDGEFEHKVMYPEKHIQKTYFFWALGSLDEADIKKLEQGIYIGQDEEILTKPAKIEIDKFGTYKDLKHEIDINSMKNVIFNHYNQPVVSGYLTISEGRKHQVKRMLKAVGCYVIYLKRISIGGLTLDDSLKKGEYRVLTELEIQEVLGA
- a CDS encoding discoidin domain-containing protein; amino-acid sequence: MIRRNKKILSLTLSLSLCATMLMVPTFVTNAETAGNLGSDSKVASEVSAENTTGSAASVKNITENAEVSTNIALNKSATSSSITGANTASLAFDGNTGTRWESTQGSDPQWIAVDLGANYSISGVKLNWETAAAKDYKIQVSTDNTNWVDAYTKTGGTGGVENITFNSAVTGRYVRMYGTSRTTIYGYSLWEFEVYGTPDDSGPVDGNVDLGPNVKIFDPSMSSASIQNTVDNVFNQMETNQFGDERYALLFKPGSYNVNVNVGFYTSVMGLGKTPDDVNITGAVRSEADWMGGNATCNFWRTAENFAVTPTYSSNNLAPAGTLTWAVSQAAPMRRVHVKGSMSLWDPLGTNYDYAWSSGGFIADSKIDGSITSGSQQQFFTRNSQMGSWNGANWNMVFVGNNGAPTNDNAYPSTPNTVVNQAPAVREKPFLYIDDSGNYQVFVPELRKNAQGITWSNGIGQGTSLPIDQFYIAKPDTATAQSINQALNQGKNIIFTPGIYHLSQAINVTRANTVILGLGLATLIPDNGTAAMNIADVDGVKVSGLLFDAGAKDSPVLLQVGQDGSSVDHSANPTSLSDLFFRIGGAGVGNADTSLKINSNNVIGDDFWVWRADHGDGVGWTVNNAKNGVIVNGNNVTMYGLFVEHFEEYQTLWNGNGGKVYFYQSELPYDVPNQAAWMSNNGTQNGYASYKVADSVTSHELYGSGIYSYFRDAVVAENNGIEVPNASGVKVHHACSVFLNGNGEITHVINNTGGTVKSGTMKQSINDYPTN
- a CDS encoding AraC family transcriptional regulator, with the translated sequence MKNNIKFYEKGSIEILHGESNHCFPLHSHEGFYVGAITKGSALFTISNTRCLLKENMIFIVPSNTGIAITTESKYEYITICFKNELGKQVENIRFNKYFIEMKKTEDMWNLCEAFKSSHNEKQFLESILDLISSAIETDSLYVNVPKNETILLIAEYIKKNADKRFDLDELARKFHLSKYHLIRLFKKEMGVTPNQYHIQAKMRILKNYIHDSESKVNLAHNLSLVDQSHLCKQFKKLMGVSIQSYKKNLTKK